From Pseudomonas sp. stari2, a single genomic window includes:
- a CDS encoding multidrug effflux MFS transporter, which produces MNPGFILLITCSTVFLAQLGMSIYLPALPQIAGHLHVDATQVAWGLSLYLIGMALPMLLWGSLAQRIGRKPVLLAALGIYGLANLGLPLGSTLESFLLLRLFQGIGASGISVMARVLIRDSFRGDLLAKALSWISISFVVALGIGQYAGSLIQVTLGWQAIFYLLGAVSLSMAAIVSRLNFPKLVETPATASPWAVYGRILTHRAFLLPALAGGLGYGVIIAFNSAAPLILQGPFGWSTTDYGLLGWPISAAYFLGALAVNRFVLRTGQHRLMTLGVGLVMAGSGVMLAGSLLASSIAWLLWLPYCVAVFGQSLNYPISLSRANDGAPIAGAYAMALSGFIHQLMAALIGAVASLLAGPHAWPLSLLCCFLAAGAVLCTRFTPDRQTA; this is translated from the coding sequence ATGAACCCCGGCTTCATCCTGCTCATCACCTGCTCCACCGTGTTCCTCGCCCAGTTGGGCATGAGCATTTACCTGCCGGCGTTGCCGCAGATCGCCGGGCACTTGCACGTCGATGCAACGCAGGTGGCCTGGGGCTTGTCGCTGTACCTGATCGGCATGGCGCTGCCGATGCTGCTCTGGGGCAGCCTCGCGCAGCGTATCGGCCGCAAACCGGTGCTGCTGGCGGCGCTGGGGATTTACGGGCTGGCGAACCTGGGGTTGCCGTTGGGCTCGACACTGGAGTCGTTCCTGCTGCTGCGACTGTTTCAAGGGATCGGCGCCAGCGGTATTTCGGTGATGGCGCGGGTGCTGATCCGAGACAGTTTCCGGGGCGATCTGCTGGCGAAGGCGTTGTCGTGGATTTCGATTTCGTTCGTCGTCGCGCTCGGGATCGGGCAATACGCCGGCTCGCTGATTCAGGTGACGCTGGGCTGGCAGGCGATCTTCTATCTGCTGGGTGCGGTCAGCCTGTCGATGGCCGCGATTGTTTCGCGCCTGAATTTCCCGAAACTCGTCGAGACGCCCGCAACCGCATCGCCCTGGGCGGTCTACGGAAGGATTCTGACTCACCGGGCGTTTCTTCTGCCGGCGCTCGCGGGTGGTCTGGGTTATGGCGTGATCATCGCGTTCAACAGCGCAGCACCGTTGATTCTGCAAGGCCCGTTCGGTTGGTCGACGACCGATTACGGGCTGCTGGGCTGGCCGATCAGTGCGGCGTATTTTCTGGGGGCGCTGGCGGTCAATCGCTTTGTCCTGCGTACCGGTCAGCATCGGTTGATGACGTTGGGTGTGGGCCTGGTGATGGCCGGAAGCGGGGTGATGCTGGCGGGCAGCCTGTTGGCCAGCTCCATTGCCTGGCTGCTTTGGTTGCCTTACTGCGTCGCCGTGTTCGGCCAGTCGCTGAACTATCCGATCAGCCTGTCACGGGCCAACGATGGAGCGCCGATTGCCGGCGCTTACGCAATGGCCCTGAGTGGTTTCATTCATCAATTGATGGCCGCGTTGATCGGCGCGGTGGCCAGCCTGCTGGCCGGTCCACACGCGTGGCCGCTGTCGCTGCTGTGTTGCTTTCTGGCGGCGGGCGCGGTGCTCTGCACGAGGTTCACGCCCGATCGTCAGACCGCTTAA
- a CDS encoding aminotransferase class I/II-fold pyridoxal phosphate-dependent enzyme has product MNHLTDSLNTFSNYRKVIALADHDWEAAEAGKIAALNVEVKGCNHLLDQHGRQLHHFCTTSYLGLDHHPALLEGAIAALRETGTLRVANSKNRCKLALLDQYESELSQLFGAVCLSTLSCSAASAGILPLLASGVFTQGRPPVMVFDRLAHYSMNHLKASCADETQVLTCPHNDMDFLESVCQRHTTVAYIADGAYSMGGVANLDGLLYLKERYGLFLYLDDSHALSAVGSNGAGLVRPRMPALDEDCLIVASLAKSFGASGGLVMLGNERQKKLIQRYGGPSNWSQSLNCAAIGAGLASIQLHRSAELRALQIRLQANIRLFDSLLSTEQHGSPMAIRLINCGEAALATRIAIELAEHGFFTSAVFFPVVAQGKAAIRVTLRADMESTLIHQFCDLITGLLLTRGCHRDR; this is encoded by the coding sequence TTGAATCATCTGACGGATTCCCTCAACACTTTCTCCAACTATCGCAAAGTCATCGCGCTGGCCGACCATGACTGGGAGGCTGCCGAAGCCGGAAAAATCGCTGCTCTCAATGTCGAGGTCAAAGGCTGCAACCACTTGCTCGATCAACACGGGCGCCAACTTCATCATTTCTGCACCACGTCCTATCTGGGCCTCGACCACCACCCTGCCCTGCTGGAAGGCGCCATCGCGGCCCTGCGGGAAACCGGCACACTGCGCGTTGCCAACTCAAAAAACCGCTGCAAGCTGGCGCTGCTCGATCAATACGAAAGCGAACTGTCGCAATTGTTTGGCGCCGTGTGTCTGAGCACTCTGTCCTGCAGCGCCGCGAGCGCAGGCATCCTGCCGCTGCTGGCCAGCGGTGTGTTTACCCAGGGCCGACCACCGGTGATGGTGTTCGATCGCCTGGCTCACTATTCGATGAATCACCTGAAGGCCAGTTGCGCCGATGAAACTCAGGTATTGACCTGTCCCCACAACGACATGGATTTCCTCGAATCGGTGTGCCAGCGCCACACAACGGTCGCCTATATCGCCGACGGTGCCTACAGCATGGGCGGCGTGGCCAATCTGGACGGTCTGCTGTACCTGAAAGAACGTTACGGCCTGTTTCTTTATCTCGATGATTCCCACGCGTTGTCGGCGGTCGGCAGTAACGGCGCCGGCCTTGTACGGCCAAGAATGCCGGCGCTGGATGAGGACTGTCTGATCGTCGCGTCACTGGCCAAATCGTTCGGGGCCAGCGGCGGGCTGGTGATGCTCGGCAATGAGCGGCAGAAGAAATTGATCCAGCGTTACGGCGGGCCGAGCAATTGGTCGCAAAGTCTCAATTGCGCGGCCATCGGTGCGGGCCTGGCCTCGATCCAGCTGCATCGCAGTGCAGAGCTGCGCGCGTTGCAGATTCGACTCCAGGCCAATATTCGCCTGTTCGACAGCCTGCTGAGCACCGAGCAGCACGGCAGCCCCATGGCCATCCGTTTGATCAACTGCGGCGAGGCCGCCCTGGCCACTCGCATCGCCATTGAACTGGCCGAACACGGCTTTTTCACCAGCGCCGTGTTTTTTCCGGTGGTGGCTCAAGGTAAAGCCGCGATCCGCGTGACCCTGCGCGCCGACATGGAATCGACACTGATCCATCAATTCTGTGATTTGATCACCGGACTGTTACTGACTCGCGGCTGCCATCGCGACCGCTGA
- a CDS encoding DMT family transporter: MSMLHWAGLLLLAALAGAVVPFQSAINTNLARGLGHPLWATLASLLVSVLVLLPVIAALRLPLPSLAFIGKAPLWMWAGGAFGVCFVALAVVLVPKLGASGFVALALAGQVLASMVLDHFGWFGLLEKQLTLPRVFGAVLLMAGVVLIQFSPALEKSATAAG; this comes from the coding sequence ATGAGTATGTTGCATTGGGCCGGCCTGTTGTTGCTGGCGGCATTGGCCGGGGCCGTCGTGCCCTTTCAAAGTGCGATCAACACCAACCTGGCCCGGGGGCTGGGTCATCCGTTATGGGCGACGCTGGCGTCATTGCTGGTCAGCGTGCTGGTGTTGTTGCCGGTGATTGCCGCGCTGCGCTTGCCGCTGCCGTCACTGGCATTCATCGGCAAGGCGCCGCTGTGGATGTGGGCCGGTGGTGCGTTCGGGGTGTGTTTTGTGGCACTGGCGGTGGTGCTGGTACCGAAACTCGGGGCATCGGGGTTTGTCGCACTGGCACTGGCAGGACAGGTGCTGGCCTCGATGGTACTGGATCACTTCGGGTGGTTCGGGCTGCTGGAGAAACAACTCACGCTGCCCAGGGTATTCGGCGCGGTGTTGCTGATGGCGGGCGTGGTGCTGATCCAGTTTTCCCCGGCGCTGGAAAAGAGTGCCACCGCCGCTGGATAA
- a CDS encoding LysR family transcriptional regulator, giving the protein MHQMNDLRRIDLNLLVILDALLSEQHVTRAAERLHLSQPAVSHALARLRDLLGDPLLVRAGSGLAPTARALELVAPLTEALAQVQSLLAPNTFDPASARRTFRLAMSDYGAAIILPGLIRTLRAEAPGIDLQISHASREGMVEGLLNGDIDLAAGVLPELPGELCSTPLFEERYVCLLDRQSLPAEGVLDLPTYLSRPHVLLEMRGSGTPEIERTLTALRERRRVAVSLPHWSVAPQFISGTDLILTVASRALKDVDDDSLIVVPPPFEIAPFTFVSAWHKRRGGDQALNWLNRRIGEGIVRG; this is encoded by the coding sequence ATGCATCAGATGAATGATCTTCGGCGCATCGATCTTAACCTGCTGGTGATTCTCGACGCCTTGCTCAGCGAACAACACGTGACCCGTGCGGCCGAGCGTCTGCACTTGAGTCAACCGGCGGTCAGCCATGCGCTGGCCCGTTTGCGTGACTTGCTTGGTGATCCGCTGTTGGTTCGGGCCGGTTCGGGGCTGGCGCCCACCGCTCGGGCGTTGGAGTTGGTTGCGCCGCTGACCGAGGCCCTGGCTCAGGTGCAATCACTGCTGGCGCCGAACACCTTCGACCCGGCCAGCGCGCGTCGGACTTTTCGGCTTGCGATGTCGGACTACGGCGCGGCGATTATCCTGCCTGGTTTGATTCGTACATTGCGCGCGGAAGCGCCGGGTATCGATCTGCAAATCAGCCATGCCAGTCGCGAAGGGATGGTCGAGGGGCTTCTCAACGGCGACATCGACCTCGCTGCCGGCGTGCTCCCGGAGTTGCCCGGCGAGTTGTGCAGCACGCCGCTGTTCGAAGAGCGTTATGTCTGCCTGCTGGATCGCCAGAGCCTTCCCGCCGAAGGTGTTCTCGACCTGCCAACCTACCTTTCCCGACCCCACGTCCTGCTGGAAATGCGCGGCAGCGGCACCCCCGAAATCGAACGTACCCTGACCGCCCTGCGCGAGCGCCGCCGAGTTGCCGTCAGTCTGCCGCACTGGAGCGTCGCGCCGCAGTTCATAAGTGGCACGGATCTGATCCTGACCGTAGCTTCGCGAGCGTTGAAGGATGTGGATGATGACTCGCTGATCGTCGTGCCGCCGCCGTTCGAGATCGCACCATTTACCTTTGTCTCGGCGTGGCACAAGCGGCGGGGCGGGGATCAGGCGTTGAACTGGTTGAATCGGCGGATCGGGGAGGGGATAGTGCGCGGCTGA
- the fos gene encoding fosfomycin resistance glutathione transferase: protein MLTGLNHLTLAVSDLDRSLTFYRDVLKLRVEATWDAGAYLSLPGLWLCLSLDAQRQPEPAADYTHYAFSLGAADFPLFVQQLRAANVQEWRDNRSEGASFYFLDPDGHKLEAHVGDLASRLAACRQKPYVGMRFFNES, encoded by the coding sequence ATGCTCACCGGCCTCAACCACCTGACCCTCGCCGTCAGCGACCTGGATCGCAGCCTCACGTTTTACCGCGACGTCCTCAAGCTGCGAGTCGAGGCCACGTGGGACGCCGGTGCCTATCTGTCGCTCCCGGGGCTGTGGTTGTGCCTGTCGCTCGATGCGCAACGCCAACCCGAGCCCGCTGCCGACTACACCCACTACGCCTTCAGTCTCGGCGCTGCGGATTTCCCGCTGTTCGTGCAGCAGCTTCGTGCCGCCAACGTGCAGGAATGGCGCGACAACCGCAGCGAAGGTGCGTCGTTCTACTTCCTCGACCCGGACGGTCACAAGCTCGAAGCACATGTCGGCGATCTGGCCTCGCGACTGGCCGCGTGTCGGCAAAAGCCCTATGTCGGGATGCGTTTTTTCAACGAGTCGTGA
- a CDS encoding LysE family translocator: MTPSLLMAVLASGFIYGITPGPGVLAVFGIGAARGRRAGAGFLCGHLLGDVIWCSTALIAIVGAREIGSTAFDVLGVLSGLYLFWLGWRAVRAKRSNGDQPQGAARQPFWHGILFGLTNPKAYPVAVATFTALLSSRAELLNWSMLPMLIALSFLGGLLAYAILIGVVGARQVRTLYQRHELAITRLCGVMFIGFAINALVHALPGLMPSKT; the protein is encoded by the coding sequence ATGACTCCATCGTTGCTTATGGCCGTGCTGGCCTCGGGTTTCATCTACGGCATCACGCCGGGGCCCGGTGTGCTGGCGGTGTTCGGCATCGGCGCCGCGCGCGGTCGTCGGGCCGGGGCGGGTTTCCTGTGCGGGCATCTGCTGGGCGATGTGATCTGGTGCAGCACCGCACTGATCGCGATTGTCGGCGCCCGGGAAATCGGCAGCACCGCGTTCGATGTGCTCGGTGTGCTCAGCGGTCTGTACCTGTTCTGGCTCGGCTGGCGCGCCGTACGGGCCAAACGCAGCAACGGTGATCAGCCCCAGGGCGCGGCGCGTCAGCCGTTCTGGCACGGCATTCTGTTCGGGCTGACCAACCCCAAGGCCTACCCGGTGGCAGTGGCGACGTTCACCGCGCTGCTGTCGAGCCGCGCCGAACTGCTCAACTGGTCGATGCTGCCGATGCTGATCGCCTTGAGCTTCCTCGGCGGATTGCTCGCCTACGCTATTCTCATTGGCGTTGTCGGCGCCCGTCAGGTGCGTACGCTGTATCAGCGCCATGAACTGGCCATCACCCGATTGTGCGGGGTAATGTTCATCGGTTTCGCCATCAATGCTCTGGTGCATGCGTTGCCGGGGCTGATGCCGAGCAAGACTTGA
- a CDS encoding bifunctional diguanylate cyclase/phosphodiesterase gives MESRNSAPLASYIDLLLDAVCAVDKQGRFVFVSAACERILGYTPDELIGQSMIDYVYPADRERTLAAASEIMGGEPKHNFENRYVRKDGSLVHILWSARWSEVDQLRIAVARDITERKLAESRQAALYAISEAAHAAEDLLALFKRIHTIIGEWLPALNFSVALYDEHCAKLNFPYHVDDDELQPEQPGTVTGRLCAEVIRSGQPILLTPDCPHAPPGFEALVAGQQSPCWLGVPLNSKNGTIGALIVKSLPGGERYTERDKELLQYVCAQVATAIERQQLHARLRRMAQYDQLTQLPNRELLRDRLKAALSRAREQSGHMALLYVDLDRFKQVNDTFGHGVGDMLLQTVANRLKGCVRETDTVARIGGDEFVVLLHSVHAANDADSVAEKIRQVLVQPMRLDGHNLHIEPSIGVARYPEHGDEEQQLFRHADQAMYSAKRQNHRRLDS, from the coding sequence ATGGAAAGCCGAAATTCTGCGCCCTTGGCGAGTTACATCGATCTGTTGCTGGACGCCGTTTGTGCGGTCGACAAACAAGGTCGCTTCGTTTTTGTCAGCGCAGCCTGCGAGCGGATTCTCGGCTACACCCCTGATGAGCTGATCGGCCAGTCGATGATCGACTACGTCTATCCCGCCGACCGTGAACGCACCCTGGCCGCCGCCAGCGAGATCATGGGCGGCGAGCCCAAGCACAATTTCGAAAACCGCTACGTGCGCAAGGACGGCAGCCTTGTGCACATCCTCTGGTCGGCGCGCTGGTCGGAAGTCGATCAACTGCGCATCGCCGTGGCCCGGGACATCACCGAGCGCAAACTGGCCGAATCACGACAGGCGGCGTTGTATGCGATCTCCGAGGCGGCACATGCGGCGGAGGATCTGCTGGCGCTGTTCAAACGCATCCACACGATCATCGGCGAGTGGCTGCCGGCGCTGAATTTCTCTGTGGCGCTGTACGACGAACACTGCGCAAAACTGAATTTCCCCTACCACGTCGACGATGACGAGTTGCAACCGGAGCAACCCGGCACCGTGACCGGACGCCTGTGCGCCGAAGTGATCCGCAGCGGCCAGCCGATCCTGCTGACCCCGGACTGCCCGCACGCGCCGCCGGGTTTTGAAGCCTTGGTGGCGGGGCAGCAATCGCCGTGCTGGCTGGGTGTACCGCTGAACTCGAAGAACGGCACCATCGGCGCCCTGATCGTCAAAAGCCTGCCCGGCGGCGAGCGCTACACCGAGCGCGACAAGGAACTGCTGCAATACGTCTGCGCCCAGGTCGCCACCGCCATCGAACGCCAGCAACTGCACGCCCGTCTGCGGCGCATGGCGCAATACGATCAACTGACCCAATTGCCCAACCGCGAACTGTTGCGCGACCGCCTCAAGGCTGCACTGAGCCGTGCGCGGGAACAGTCGGGACACATGGCGCTGCTGTATGTCGATCTGGATCGCTTCAAACAGGTCAACGACACCTTTGGCCATGGGGTCGGTGACATGCTGTTGCAGACGGTGGCCAACCGGCTCAAGGGCTGTGTGCGCGAAACCGACACCGTGGCGCGGATCGGCGGCGACGAATTCGTGGTGCTGTTGCACAGCGTCCACGCCGCCAACGATGCCGACAGCGTGGCGGAAAAAATCCGACAGGTACTGGTGCAACCCATGCGCCTGGACGGGCACAACCTTCACATCGAGCCGAGCATTGGCGTGGCCCGTTATCCCGAGCATGGCGACGAGGAACAGCAACTGTTCCGCCACGCCGACCAGGCCATGTACAGCGCCAAGCGCCAGAATCATCGGCGGCTGGACAGCTGA
- a CDS encoding KGG domain-containing protein — protein MPNSRNSNSGNFANDRTKASEAGRKGGKTTTTTVDKEPKTEMGRKPAQKSK, from the coding sequence ATGCCTAACTCAAGAAACTCGAACTCGGGAAACTTTGCCAACGATCGAACGAAGGCCTCTGAAGCCGGTCGCAAAGGTGGGAAAACCACCACCACGACTGTCGATAAAGAACCCAAGACTGAAATGGGCCGCAAGCCCGCTCAGAAATCGAAGTAG
- a CDS encoding DUF4142 domain-containing protein, whose translation MSRMATRVRRISFVSLLGLFASSAFAQSPADFINEASAKGMADIEASRQAHSKAESKEVKDYTIVVINDRTTANQHLAKIAKKLDLPVAPREELADKAKALIPEVKDGASFDQAYAASQVKATEEAIEQIQQEAQTTDVPEIKAFADETLPKLQSHLEMAKALASR comes from the coding sequence ATGAGCCGGATGGCCACCCGAGTACGCCGCATCAGTTTTGTCAGCCTGCTGGGGTTGTTTGCCAGCAGTGCGTTTGCCCAGTCGCCCGCCGACTTCATCAACGAAGCTTCGGCCAAAGGCATGGCCGACATCGAGGCCAGCCGCCAGGCCCACAGCAAGGCCGAATCCAAAGAGGTCAAGGATTACACCATCGTGGTCATCAACGACCGCACCACGGCCAACCAGCATCTGGCGAAAATCGCCAAGAAGCTGGATCTGCCTGTGGCCCCGCGCGAAGAACTGGCTGACAAGGCCAAGGCGCTGATTCCCGAAGTGAAGGACGGTGCGTCTTTCGATCAGGCTTACGCCGCGAGCCAGGTCAAAGCCACGGAAGAGGCCATCGAACAGATCCAGCAGGAAGCCCAGACTACCGACGTGCCGGAGATCAAGGCGTTTGCTGACGAGACTCTGCCAAAATTGCAGAGTCATCTGGAAATGGCCAAGGCCCTGGCCAGTCGCTAA
- a CDS encoding low affinity iron permease family protein has translation MKFAKISQTLALWAGSPKTFMGALILIALWGLSGPIFDYNDTWQLIINTSTTIITFLMVFLIQNTQNRDTDIIHLKLDELLRVTKEAQNAMLGLESLDLKQLEALRRHYRAMGENEVFDLEGLGDKSKPKQDLNDC, from the coding sequence ATGAAATTCGCAAAGATTTCCCAGACGCTTGCACTTTGGGCCGGCAGTCCGAAGACGTTCATGGGGGCTTTGATTCTGATTGCGTTGTGGGGGTTGAGCGGGCCGATTTTCGATTACAACGACACCTGGCAACTGATCATCAATACCTCGACCACGATCATCACGTTCCTGATGGTGTTCCTGATCCAGAACACTCAGAACCGCGACACCGATATCATTCATTTGAAACTCGATGAGTTGCTGCGGGTAACCAAGGAAGCGCAGAACGCGATGCTCGGGCTGGAGTCGCTGGATCTCAAGCAGCTGGAAGCGCTGCGCCGGCATTACCGGGCGATGGGCGAGAATGAGGTGTTTGATCTGGAAGGTCTGGGGGACAAGAGCAAGCCGAAGCAGGATCTGAACGACTGTTGA
- a CDS encoding type I restriction endonuclease yields the protein MEFFEKLASLAAKVRLQSAAIQTEEATKNAFVMPFISTVLGYDVFDPTEVTPEFVCDIGTKKGEKIDYAIMKEGEVQILIECKKIGEPLHINHASQLFRYFHVTSARISILTNGQVYKFFTDLDAPNKMDEKPFLELDLLDIDEYSVPELIKLTKSAFDVDSIINAAGELKYVSQIKKVIASQVSKPDDDFVKVFASRVYDGVITQKVRDQFHELTRKAVVQFLNDQINDRLKSAMSGAIQPALASIPTVASGTDPVESRDESDDKIMTTLEELEGYHIVRAVVRSIVDAKRIVQRDTQSYFGILLDDNNRKPICRLHFNRSQKYIGIFDEEKNETRHPISSVDDIYEYSEQLKKTVGYYD from the coding sequence ATGGAATTCTTCGAAAAATTAGCCAGTCTTGCCGCCAAAGTCCGGTTGCAGAGCGCTGCAATCCAGACTGAAGAGGCGACAAAAAATGCGTTTGTCATGCCCTTCATCAGTACGGTTCTGGGTTACGACGTATTCGATCCGACAGAGGTGACGCCGGAATTTGTCTGCGACATCGGTACGAAGAAGGGCGAAAAAATCGATTACGCGATCATGAAAGAGGGAGAAGTACAGATCCTCATTGAGTGCAAGAAGATCGGCGAACCCTTGCACATCAATCACGCCTCGCAGCTGTTCCGTTATTTCCACGTCACCAGTGCCAGGATTTCCATCCTCACCAACGGCCAGGTCTACAAGTTCTTCACTGATCTGGATGCGCCAAACAAGATGGATGAGAAGCCCTTCCTTGAACTGGACCTTCTGGATATTGATGAATATTCGGTGCCAGAACTCATCAAACTCACCAAGTCTGCGTTCGACGTTGATTCGATTATCAACGCGGCTGGTGAGTTGAAGTACGTCAGCCAGATCAAGAAGGTTATCGCCTCGCAGGTCAGCAAGCCGGATGACGATTTCGTCAAAGTGTTTGCTTCGCGAGTCTACGACGGAGTCATTACGCAGAAGGTACGGGATCAGTTTCATGAGCTGACGAGAAAGGCAGTCGTACAGTTCCTGAATGATCAGATCAATGATCGTCTCAAGTCCGCCATGAGTGGGGCGATCCAGCCGGCGTTGGCATCTATTCCGACGGTAGCCAGTGGAACAGATCCGGTCGAGTCTCGTGATGAGTCAGACGACAAGATCATGACCACTCTTGAAGAGCTGGAGGGTTATCACATTGTTCGAGCAGTCGTTCGATCAATTGTCGATGCCAAACGAATCGTACAACGTGACACTCAGAGCTATTTCGGAATCTTGCTCGATGACAACAATCGGAAACCGATTTGTCGCCTGCACTTCAATCGTTCGCAAAAATACATTGGCATTTTCGACGAAGAGAAAAACGAAACTCGCCATCCCATTAGCTCGGTAGACGATATCTACGAGTATTCGGAGCAGTTGAAGAAGACAGTTGGCTATTACGACTAG
- the tam gene encoding trans-aconitate 2-methyltransferase — translation MTWSAKQYVAFEDERTRPARDLLAAIPTPEVRSVVDIGCGPGNSTELLVERFPGAKVRGLDSSPDMIDAARKRLPQLQFAVADIDKWADAGPFDVIFANAVLQWVPDHATLLPALASKLAQGGSLAIQMPDNLNEPSHRLMREVAANGPWASKLAGAAGQRTEMADASAYFSMLRPHCARVDVWRTTYHHQLAGGASGVVEWFKGSGLIPFLSPLTETEREEYLAHYLAEVAKAYPALADGSVLLPFPRLFIVATR, via the coding sequence ATGACCTGGTCCGCCAAGCAATACGTCGCTTTTGAAGATGAACGCACCCGCCCGGCCCGAGACTTGCTGGCGGCGATTCCCACGCCCGAGGTGCGGTCCGTGGTTGATATCGGGTGTGGTCCCGGTAACTCGACCGAGCTTTTGGTGGAGCGTTTTCCGGGGGCGAAAGTGCGGGGGCTCGACAGTTCGCCGGACATGATCGATGCCGCGCGCAAGCGTCTGCCGCAGTTGCAGTTCGCGGTGGCGGACATCGATAAATGGGCGGATGCAGGGCCATTCGATGTGATCTTTGCCAACGCCGTTTTGCAGTGGGTGCCGGATCACGCGACGTTGCTGCCGGCGCTGGCGAGCAAGTTGGCGCAGGGCGGCAGCCTGGCGATTCAGATGCCGGACAACCTCAACGAGCCGTCCCATCGGTTGATGCGTGAAGTGGCGGCCAACGGGCCGTGGGCCAGCAAACTCGCGGGCGCGGCGGGGCAGCGGACCGAGATGGCGGACGCCAGTGCCTATTTCTCGATGCTGCGGCCGCATTGCGCGCGGGTCGATGTGTGGCGCACCACGTATCACCACCAGTTGGCGGGCGGGGCCTCGGGTGTTGTCGAGTGGTTCAAGGGCAGTGGTTTGATTCCGTTCCTCAGTCCACTGACGGAAACCGAGCGGGAGGAGTATCTGGCGCACTATCTGGCGGAGGTCGCGAAGGCGTATCCGGCGCTGGCGGATGGTTCGGTGCTGTTGCCGTTTCCACGATTGTTCATTGTCGCCACACGTTGA
- a CDS encoding class I SAM-dependent methyltransferase codes for MTQNIYDDPEFFQGYSQMNRSIGGLDAAPEWPALKALLPSLHGLQVVDLGCGYGWFCRWASEHGAAEVLGLDVSEKMLARAKETTSAANIRYERADLEHLDLPACTYDLAYSSLALHYIKDLSGLFAKLHAALKPGAHFVFSIEHPIFMAPRNPGWLIDSEGNKRWPLDSYQMEGERVTNWLADGVIKQHRTVGTLLNALIDAGFTIHHVNEWGPSDAEVAAQPALAEERERPMMMLVAVQR; via the coding sequence ATGACCCAGAACATCTACGACGACCCCGAATTTTTCCAGGGCTACAGCCAGATGAACCGCTCCATCGGCGGCCTCGATGCCGCGCCGGAATGGCCGGCGCTGAAAGCCTTGTTGCCCTCCCTCCACGGTTTGCAGGTGGTGGATCTGGGCTGCGGCTATGGCTGGTTCTGTCGCTGGGCCAGCGAACACGGCGCAGCCGAGGTGCTGGGGCTGGATGTCTCGGAGAAAATGCTCGCACGAGCGAAAGAAACCACCTCGGCCGCGAACATCCGCTACGAACGTGCCGACCTGGAACACCTCGATTTGCCTGCGTGCACTTACGATCTGGCCTACAGCTCACTGGCCCTGCATTACATCAAGGATCTCTCGGGGCTGTTCGCCAAGCTGCACGCGGCGCTTAAACCCGGTGCGCATTTTGTGTTTTCCATCGAGCACCCGATCTTCATGGCGCCGCGCAATCCGGGCTGGCTGATCGACAGCGAAGGCAACAAGCGCTGGCCGCTGGACAGTTATCAAATGGAGGGTGAGCGGGTGACCAACTGGCTGGCCGACGGTGTGATCAAGCAGCATCGTACGGTCGGCACGTTGCTCAATGCGTTGATCGACGCCGGGTTCACGATTCATCACGTCAATGAATGGGGCCCGAGCGATGCCGAAGTGGCCGCGCAACCGGCGCTTGCTGAAGAGCGTGAGCGACCGATGATGATGCTGGTCGCCGTACAGCGCTGA
- a CDS encoding type II toxin-antitoxin system HicB family antitoxin: MLYPIAISPSEGDSTWCVEVPDLPGCFSAGEDQDHAMEMAKEAIETHIEILAESDAVIPAANKISNHISDPRFENCVWALVDVDISQCLGNTQKVNITLPGYLLSRIDLHVSQHPEEKSRSAFLASAALRMLSS; encoded by the coding sequence ATGCTTTATCCAATCGCAATATCTCCCAGCGAAGGCGACTCAACATGGTGTGTTGAAGTACCAGACCTCCCTGGTTGCTTCTCCGCTGGAGAAGATCAGGACCATGCAATGGAAATGGCGAAAGAGGCGATAGAAACCCATATCGAGATTCTCGCTGAAAGCGATGCCGTCATTCCTGCGGCCAACAAGATCAGTAACCATATTTCCGATCCGAGGTTTGAAAACTGCGTATGGGCGTTGGTGGATGTGGACATCAGTCAGTGCCTGGGGAATACGCAAAAGGTCAACATCACACTCCCAGGCTATTTGTTGAGCCGCATTGACCTTCACGTCAGCCAGCATCCGGAGGAAAAGAGTCGTTCCGCATTTTTGGCTTCGGCTGCGTTGCGTATGTTGAGTTCGTGA